The Fusobacterium polymorphum genome segment GATAGAAATTTTGTCTTTTCCAAAATTATTCTATTTTCTGAGTCAGTATAATCACTTAAATTCAAAGAATTATTTTGATTATTTTCTCTAATTTCTTTAATCAAAGAGAAAATCTTATCTTTAAATTTAATATTATATCTTTCTTCAATAAAAGGAATCAAATCTAATCTTATACTGTTTCTTGTAAACTCATTTTCAAAGTTTGTCTTGTCTATTTTATATTGAATTTCATTTTTATTCAAGTATTCTAGTATATCTTTTTTATATATTTCTGAAATAGGTCTTATAACATTATTATTCTTTATTTTAATTCCTTCTAAACCTTGTAGAGAAGTTCCTCTTATAAGTCTAAATAAAAATGTTTCTATTTGGTCATCCTTGTTATGTGCAGTTGCAATTTTGGTTGCTCTAACTTTTTCATAAATTTCAGAGAAAAATTTATATCTTTCTTCTCTACCAACTTCCTCAAGAGTTTTTCCAATTTCTTTGGCTATTTCTTTAACAGGAATTCTTTTAATAAAAATTTCTAAATTATTTTTCTTAGCGTATTCAAAAGAAAAATTTTCATCAGAATCAGCATCTTCACCTCTTAGAAGATGATTTATATGAACTAAATAGATTTTGAAATTAAAGAAATGTTGTAATTTTTTTAACATTTCCACTAAAAAAACTGAGTCGGGTCCGCCAGAAAACCCAACTACAATAATATCATTACTTTCTATTAGATTATATTTTTTATTAATATTTAATATTTCTCTAAATAATTTCATAATTCCTCTTCATTAATGAATGCAGTAAAAAACAGTTCGTTACTAGCTAAATTTCTTAACGATAAAAAATTGACATTCGCTGCAAATTCGGCATCTATAAGAAGCTCTAAATGAACAAGTTCATTAATAGCTTCTAAGATTGCCAACAAGTTGGCTTCAAACACACCGAGATTTGCTCGGCTCATTTCCTTCAATTTTTTATCTAAAATTTAGAATGCAAGTTCACTTGTTTTTTACTTACATTTTAGAATATAAGCTATTGTTATATCATTTATTTTTTTG includes the following:
- the tilS gene encoding tRNA lysidine(34) synthetase TilS, encoding MKLFREILNINKKYNLIESNDIIVVGFSGGPDSVFLVEMLKKLQHFFNFKIYLVHINHLLRGEDADSDENFSFEYAKKNNLEIFIKRIPVKEIAKEIGKTLEEVGREERYKFFSEIYEKVRATKIATAHNKDDQIETFLFRLIRGTSLQGLEGIKIKNNNVIRPISEIYKKDILEYLNKNEIQYKIDKTNFENEFTRNSIRLDLIPFIEERYNIKFKDKIFSLIKEIRENNQNNSLNLSDYTDSENRIILEKTKFLSNFDKKNLLSLFLNKKNIEVNRNKIDEISSLIKSNGTKKIDLDKSYRIVKDYTYLYIEDKKENCVINNNVIQVKIPSEQIFDNFKITVSTVENLDIPKQKNQYLLDAIYNDIIEVRYRKEGDRIFLGEKHSKKIKEIFIDQKIPKDIRDRLPIFLYNNTIFWIYNVKKAYIPKINKNENKLIKVLITVEEVK